Part of the Maridesulfovibrio sp. genome, CAAGACCTCCGCTGAAAAGTTTCTGGGAACAGTCCAAACCGTTTAGTTAACTCCGTTTATCTTCAACGCCTCAACAGGGCTCAGCCTGCTGATCCGTTGTAGAATCTCAATACTTTTTGCTGCTGACTCCGGCCCGCCCTCGGCGACTACGGCTTCGTAGGCTGCACGCAATCCGCTTAAAGCCAGTTTCGGCTCCCATTCTGCAAGTCCGGAACTTTCAATTTGTTCCAGCAACTGGACTGCGTGTGCATGGGCCACCCCGGCCTGTCCTTCTGCAGTAAGAAGCCCGGTCAATCCGGAACGCAGCCTGAAAGCCGCGCGCAGGGAGGGAGATGTATTGATCCTATCACAAATAAGGGAAACTGCCTCGAATAATTTTTTATCCGCAGCAAGATGATTGGCTTTAACCATTATTTCAGACACTTCATCACTTTCAGCACCGGAGTCGACAGCCCCTGTTTTACCAAGGGACTGCAACCATGAACGGGTCTTGGGATCGGCAAAAGGAGTGCCGTCGGCAAAACTCAAAGAAGCCATAGCGGGCAAGCGCTGTGCGTAAAATTGCGTCTCCAGTTCAAGGGCCGCCAGCGCTGCAGCGTAATTTTCGCCCAGCCCTTTAAGGGCTTCAGCTGACATACGGCTAAGGTCCAGCCAGAAAAGATATTCACTGATGCGGGATTCAGCCTCACGCAAAGCCCCGGCAAAATCAGCTGACTTAAGCTGGCTGGCTATGGAATCTTTGACCGGACCGTCCGGTGCAGGAATCATGGTCCGTCCATTTTCCGCCGGAGGAAGAGCGGAAATGGACGTCCACGCGATCATGCGCCGCAACCTGTACCCTTCGGCTGCAGCCAGATCATTTGCAAGTAAATATTCAGAAACAGGAACGAGAGCTGAAAGCCCGTTTTTAAGTCCGGCAGAGCATTCTTCAGGAGAATTGATATTGCCCACATTAACCGCAACCGGATCAGCCGAACTGACCGTAGGGGATGATGCGGAAACGACAGGTGCCTCACCCCCAGCAGCAGGAGCTGAATGCTCCGGTTCAGCAGGCGCAGTCACGGGAAGATGCTGCACATAGCTGGAGAGCTCACGAAGAATTGGTGCTTCCTCAGATTTTTCCGCCAAGGCTGCATCAAAATCGTTAATCCGCTTATCCAGCAGATCGACAACTTCTTTAGGCAGCTCGCCTCCATCATAATTCTTCAGAAATTTCTCCGCATTCTCGTTCCACCAGCTGATGGCTCCAAACCTTCCGCGCATGCGTTTCTTGGCCGGGTAAAGGGTGTCCCAGAAGTTGGAAACCAGATCGAGCAGAAGTTGAGTCCCGGCGGATAGCCCCTCCACTCCTCTAAGATGCAAAAGTCCTACCCCCAGATATGAGGCTACTTTCAAGTCCTTGGACTTGCTGCTCAAAATAACAGAA contains:
- the tssA gene encoding type VI secretion system protein TssA encodes the protein MELLDLGRKPVSEAKPAGADARYEPEYDLLQQEIDKLASATAGGAVDWKRVVKLGSVILSSKSKDLKVASYLGVGLLHLRGVEGLSAGTQLLLDLVSNFWDTLYPAKKRMRGRFGAISWWNENAEKFLKNYDGGELPKEVVDLLDKRINDFDAALAEKSEEAPILRELSSYVQHLPVTAPAEPEHSAPAAGGEAPVVSASSPTVSSADPVAVNVGNINSPEECSAGLKNGLSALVPVSEYLLANDLAAAEGYRLRRMIAWTSISALPPAENGRTMIPAPDGPVKDSIASQLKSADFAGALREAESRISEYLFWLDLSRMSAEALKGLGENYAAALAALELETQFYAQRLPAMASLSFADGTPFADPKTRSWLQSLGKTGAVDSGAESDEVSEIMVKANHLAADKKLFEAVSLICDRINTSPSLRAAFRLRSGLTGLLTAEGQAGVAHAHAVQLLEQIESSGLAEWEPKLALSGLRAAYEAVVAEGGPESAAKSIEILQRISRLSPVEALKINGVN